The following proteins come from a genomic window of Crassostrea angulata isolate pt1a10 chromosome 1, ASM2561291v2, whole genome shotgun sequence:
- the LOC128164223 gene encoding myeloid differentiation primary response protein MyD88-like, with protein sequence MSITSEQLIVEGKNVPLHALNMSVRSKLGTYLDPEGFVTGDYSNDYQGLAEVIGFTFQDITNFQRQSKPTQEMLYQWGTRPELSPTVDNLIKHLQTIGRSDDVITECAHLIKKDVDRYKQCHKDITGSKDMIQDPSVSQGPNRPSCDYVPESDKLGLVTIDDVKEKGDTLYYDAFVIYNPVGKDLEFVKELAGKMESPPYNLKFCIPWRDDLPGGSRYEVSAHMIATRCRRTLVILSSDFLKSAAADFQLKFAHCLSPGARSKKVVPVFSAPCKMPDILRAVSFVDFTNPGLRDWNWPRLNAVLRCPLNPDPRDYMSEAELEELKLNAGVITKRMWYSTGVLTMNFPEESEDNTPYNG encoded by the exons ATGTCGATCACATCGGAACAGTTGATTGTCGAGGGAAAAAATGTCCCTCTTCACGCCCTTAACATGTCCGTCAGATCAAAACTAGGAACTTACCTAGATCCGGAGGGTTTTGTAACGGGAGACTACTCCAACGATTACCAAGGGCTGGCCGAGGTTATCGGTTTCACTTTCCAAGACATTACAAACTTCCAGAGACAGAGTAAACCGACTCAGGAGATGCTCTATCAATGGGGAACGAGACCAGAACTTTCACCAACGGTCGACAATCTCATAAAACATTTGCAGACGATAGGGAGATCAGATGACGTTATAACAGAATGCGCCCATTTGATAA AGAAAGATGTGGATCGATATAAGCAATGCCACAAAGACATTACGGGCTCAAAAGATATGATTCAGGACCCTAGTG TTTCTCAAGGACCAAACCGACCGTCCTGTGACTATGTTCCCGAGAGTGACAAGTTAGGTCTAGTCACCATTGATGACGTCAAAGAGAAAG GTGACACGCTCTATTACGACGCCTTTGTGATATACAACCCTGTGGGGAAGGACTTGGAGTTCGTGAAGGAGCTCGCGGGGAAAATGGAGTCCCCGCCTTACAATCTAAAATTCTGCATCCCCTGGAGAGACGATCTGCCTGGAGGCTCTCGTTATGAAGTCTCTGCCCACATGATTGCTACACG GTGTCGAAGAACACTGGTAATCTTGTCTTCAGATTTCTTAAAAAGTGCTGCGGCCGATTTTCAGCTCAAATTTGCCCACTGTTTGTCACCAG GTGCAAGGAGTAAAAAAGTGGTCCCCGTATTTTCCGCTCCGTGTAAAATGCCGGATATTCTTCGAGCAGTGTCTTTCGTTGATTTCACGAACCCCGGATTAAGAGACTGGAACTGGCCCCGCCTTAACGCTGTATTACGGTGCCCCCTAAATCCCGACCCCCGGGATTACATGAGTGAGGCCGAACTTGAAGAATTAAAACTGAACGCTGGGGTGATTACAAAGAGAATGTGGTACTCCACTGGTGTCCTAACAATGAACTTCCCTGAAGAATCCGAGGACAACACTCCATACAACGGCTGA